The following coding sequences lie in one Methylotenera versatilis 301 genomic window:
- the pqqD gene encoding pyrroloquinoline quinone biosynthesis peptide chaperone PqqD, with protein sequence MEINIQHSDIYALAFHHRFQWEEAQQSYVILFPEGMVKLHGGAGEVIKRVDGKATVGDIVTELKAAFPDAVGIEADIIGMFEMAYGKAWIRKV encoded by the coding sequence ATGGAAATAAATATTCAACACTCTGACATTTACGCGCTTGCGTTTCACCATCGTTTTCAATGGGAAGAAGCGCAACAAAGTTATGTGATACTTTTTCCAGAAGGTATGGTCAAACTACATGGTGGTGCAGGAGAAGTGATTAAGCGCGTAGATGGCAAAGCTACTGTAGGCGATATTGTGACTGAGTTAAAAGCAGCTTTTCCTGACGCTGTTGGAATAGAAGCTGACATTATTGGCATGTTTGAAATGGCTTACGGAAAAGCTTGGATTCGTAAAGTTTAG
- the gyrA gene encoding DNA gyrase subunit A: protein MDQFAKETLPISLEDEMRRSYLDYAMSVIVGRALPDVRDGLKPVHRRVLFAMHELSNDYNKPYKKSARIVGDVIGKYHPHGDTAVYDTIVRMAQDFSLRYMLVDGQGNFGSVDGDNAAAMRYTEIRMSKIAHELLADIDKETVDFGPNYDGSEHEPLIMPARIPNLLINGSSGIAVGMATNIPPHNINEVLDACFALLKDPEMGIEELIELVPAPDFPTAGIIYGTVGVKEGYRTGRGRVVMRGRTHVEDLERGGRQALIVDELPYQVNKKTFVEKIAELVNEKKIEGISDLRDESDKSGMRVVIELKRGEIAEVVLNNLYKQTQLQDTFGMNMVALLDGQPRLLNLKQMLEAFLRHRREVITRRTVFELKKARARGHILEGLAVALANVDEMIAIIKAAPTPPEAKVALMAKAWNSPVVEEMLKRAAMEASRPEGLSIEFGLLPNGYKLSDIQAQEILQMRLQRLTGLEQDKVVSEYKEVMDIIADLLDILATPARVTAIINDELTEIRKQFGDKRRSEIVANAQDLSLEDFITPQDVVVTLSHTGYVKSQPLDEYRAQRRGGRGKQAAQTKEDDFIDKMFVANTHDYILCFSSRGQVYWLKVYEVPQGSRTGRGKPIVNLFPLEEGEKINAILSVKEFDENHFIFMATSLGTVKKTPLSDFANPRKSGIIAINLDEGDFLIGAEITNGANDVILVSNGGKAVWFTEDDVRSMGRATRGVRGMKLADNQQVLSLLIADNDQQSVLVATENGYGKRTVLADFRHSGRGTQGVKAIAISERNGLVVAAKLVNEDDEIMLITTGGVLIRTRVKEIRELGRATQGVTLINLGEGEKLSGLEKIVESDDPESEVDADATVELDASIDSNSEVESDTNDNAEADDNA from the coding sequence ATGGATCAATTCGCTAAAGAAACCCTACCCATAAGCTTAGAAGATGAGATGCGTAGATCGTATCTCGATTACGCAATGAGTGTTATCGTAGGGCGCGCTTTACCGGATGTTCGTGATGGTTTAAAGCCAGTTCACCGTCGTGTTTTGTTTGCGATGCATGAGCTGTCAAATGATTACAACAAGCCTTACAAAAAATCTGCACGTATCGTCGGCGATGTGATTGGTAAATACCATCCGCATGGCGACACAGCTGTGTACGACACTATCGTTCGTATGGCGCAGGACTTCTCATTGCGTTATATGTTGGTAGATGGTCAAGGTAACTTCGGTTCTGTCGATGGCGATAACGCAGCGGCGATGCGATATACCGAAATCCGTATGTCAAAAATCGCCCATGAATTGTTAGCTGACATCGACAAAGAAACCGTTGATTTTGGTCCTAACTATGATGGTAGCGAGCACGAGCCGCTCATCATGCCTGCACGTATTCCAAACCTACTGATTAACGGTAGTTCTGGTATTGCCGTGGGTATGGCAACTAATATCCCACCACACAATATCAACGAAGTGTTAGACGCTTGTTTCGCGTTGCTTAAAGACCCGGAAATGGGCATTGAAGAGCTGATTGAGCTAGTTCCAGCGCCAGACTTTCCAACTGCAGGTATTATTTACGGCACCGTAGGTGTTAAAGAAGGTTATCGTACGGGCCGCGGTCGTGTGGTAATGCGTGGCCGCACTCACGTTGAGGATTTGGAACGTGGTGGTCGCCAGGCTTTAATTGTTGATGAACTTCCGTATCAAGTAAATAAAAAGACCTTCGTTGAAAAAATTGCTGAGTTAGTTAACGAGAAGAAAATTGAGGGTATTTCTGATTTGCGCGATGAATCAGATAAGTCTGGTATGCGCGTAGTGATTGAGCTGAAACGCGGCGAGATTGCAGAAGTTGTATTGAATAACCTCTACAAACAAACGCAGTTGCAAGACACGTTTGGTATGAATATGGTGGCCTTGCTAGATGGTCAACCACGCTTGCTAAACCTCAAGCAAATGTTAGAGGCATTCTTGCGTCACAGACGTGAGGTGATTACACGTCGTACTGTATTTGAGTTGAAAAAGGCACGTGCGCGTGGTCATATCTTGGAAGGTTTGGCTGTTGCACTTGCTAACGTGGACGAGATGATCGCCATCATCAAAGCAGCACCAACACCACCAGAGGCTAAAGTAGCCTTGATGGCGAAAGCTTGGAACTCACCAGTGGTTGAAGAAATGCTTAAACGTGCGGCGATGGAAGCTTCACGTCCTGAAGGTTTAAGTATTGAATTTGGCTTGTTGCCAAATGGCTATAAGTTAAGTGATATTCAAGCGCAAGAAATCTTGCAAATGCGCCTGCAACGCCTGACTGGACTTGAGCAAGATAAAGTCGTTAGCGAGTATAAAGAAGTCATGGATATTATTGCTGACTTGCTTGATATCTTGGCAACACCTGCTCGGGTGACAGCCATTATTAACGACGAGTTAACTGAAATCCGTAAGCAGTTTGGCGATAAACGTCGCAGTGAAATTGTTGCTAATGCACAAGATTTATCATTAGAAGACTTTATTACACCGCAAGATGTAGTTGTGACACTTTCACATACGGGCTACGTAAAATCCCAGCCTTTGGACGAGTATCGTGCTCAGCGTCGCGGCGGCCGTGGTAAGCAGGCGGCTCAGACTAAAGAAGATGACTTTATTGACAAGATGTTTGTCGCAAATACGCATGATTACATCTTGTGTTTCAGTAGTCGCGGTCAAGTTTATTGGTTGAAAGTTTACGAAGTGCCGCAAGGAAGCCGTACTGGTCGTGGCAAGCCAATTGTGAATTTATTCCCACTTGAAGAAGGCGAAAAAATCAACGCCATTCTTTCTGTAAAAGAGTTTGATGAAAACCATTTCATATTTATGGCGACATCACTTGGTACAGTTAAGAAAACGCCATTGTCCGATTTTGCTAACCCACGTAAATCAGGCATTATTGCGATCAATTTAGATGAAGGTGACTTCCTCATTGGTGCTGAAATTACTAACGGCGCGAATGATGTGATTTTGGTTTCAAACGGCGGTAAAGCGGTCTGGTTCACTGAAGATGATGTACGCTCGATGGGTCGCGCTACTCGCGGCGTTCGTGGTATGAAACTGGCTGACAATCAACAAGTATTGTCATTGCTCATTGCTGATAATGATCAGCAATCTGTATTGGTTGCTACTGAAAATGGCTACGGTAAGCGTACTGTGTTAGCGGATTTCCGTCATTCTGGTCGTGGTACCCAAGGTGTTAAAGCCATCGCGATTAGTGAGCGTAATGGCTTGGTGGTAGCTGCTAAACTGGTCAACGAAGACGATGAAATTATGTTGATTACGACCGGCGGCGTATTGATCCGTACACGTGTAAAAGAAATTCGTGAATTAGGTCGCGCAACACAAGGTGTAACGCTGATTAATCTAGGCGAGGGTGAGAAGCTTTCTGGACTTGAAAAAATTGTTGAGTCTGACGATCCTGAGTCAGAAGTTGATGCAGATGCAACGGTAGAGTTGGATGCATCAATTGATTCTAATTCAGAAGTTGAATCTGATACAAATGACAATGCTGAAGCGGACGATAACGCTTAA
- the hisC gene encoding histidinol-phosphate transaminase, with protein sequence MSSSNQIHSAVAKLAPEYIKAIAPYQGGKPISELAREMGLQVEVIVKLASNENPLGISPKADYAIQEAVLDIARYPDGNSFALRDAVSKKFSIAPNQLVFGNGSNDILELAARAFLTAGCETIYSQHAFAVYPLVTQATGATGVVVPAENYGHDLTAMLAAITPKTRMIFVANPNNPTGTLLGKDELLAFLRQVPKTVLVMLDEAYDEYLSAANKSEAIAWLSEFDNLIISRTFSKAYGLAGLRVGFGLCHADIADLMNRVRQPFNVNSIAQAAAVASLADDDFVERSYALNQAGMAQLTQGFNKLGLEYIPSFANFVSFAVRNATQVNQKLLQNGVIVRPIANYEMPDYLRVSIGLFSENARFLEVLEQILKSNE encoded by the coding sequence ATGTCTAGCAGTAATCAAATCCACAGTGCTGTGGCGAAATTAGCACCTGAGTATATTAAAGCGATTGCGCCGTATCAGGGCGGTAAACCAATTTCTGAACTCGCCCGTGAAATGGGTTTGCAGGTTGAAGTTATTGTGAAACTTGCATCAAATGAAAATCCTTTGGGCATCAGTCCTAAAGCAGATTACGCCATTCAAGAAGCAGTGCTTGATATCGCACGTTATCCTGACGGCAACAGTTTCGCTTTGCGTGATGCTGTGAGTAAAAAATTTAGCATTGCGCCAAATCAATTGGTATTTGGTAATGGCTCTAACGATATTTTAGAGCTGGCTGCGCGAGCTTTTTTAACAGCGGGCTGTGAAACCATTTATTCACAACATGCCTTTGCAGTCTATCCATTAGTGACGCAAGCAACAGGCGCAACAGGCGTAGTTGTGCCAGCTGAAAATTATGGGCATGATTTAACTGCGATGCTTGCGGCAATTACGCCAAAAACTCGTATGATATTTGTTGCTAACCCGAATAATCCTACAGGGACATTATTGGGCAAAGATGAATTGCTAGCGTTTTTGAGGCAAGTGCCAAAAACTGTGTTGGTGATGTTAGATGAAGCTTATGATGAATATTTATCTGCAGCTAATAAATCTGAAGCGATTGCATGGTTAAGTGAATTTGATAATTTAATCATTTCACGCACATTTTCTAAAGCCTATGGTTTAGCTGGCTTGCGTGTTGGATTTGGTTTATGCCATGCTGATATTGCTGATTTGATGAATCGTGTGCGCCAACCCTTTAATGTCAATAGTATTGCTCAAGCAGCAGCAGTGGCTTCACTTGCAGATGATGATTTTGTTGAGCGCTCCTACGCACTTAATCAAGCAGGTATGGCGCAATTGACACAAGGCTTTAATAAGCTGGGACTAGAATATATTCCGTCCTTTGCAAACTTTGTAAGCTTTGCAGTGAGAAATGCAACACAAGTGAATCAAAAATTATTGCAGAACGGGGTCATCGTACGTCCAATTGCAAATTACGAAATGCCAGATTACTTGCGAGTGAGTATTGGATTATTCAGTGAAAATGCACGTTTTCTAGAAGTACTAGAACAAATTTTAAAAAGTAATGAATAA
- the pqqB gene encoding pyrroloquinoline quinone biosynthesis protein PqqB: MHIHVLGSGAGGGFPQWNCNCENCKGVRAGTIKASTRTQSSIAVSADGINWILFNASPDIKKQLDDFPAFQPARLVRDTAISAIVITDAQIDHVTGLLTLREHNKPWEIYCTDAVKDDLTTGFPVFNILGYFRGINHHEIATDQSIFTIPTAAGIEFTAVPLLSNAPPYSPRRDKPLPGDNIGMHIKDTRTGKSLFYAPGLGVAEPHVLEYMRNADCILVDGTVWTDDEMSKEGISNKRASEMGHLDQSSDGGIMSILNAMEKPRKILIHINNTNPILNEDSSQRATLNKAGIEVAYDGMDIIL, from the coding sequence ATGCATATACACGTATTAGGATCAGGGGCTGGTGGCGGGTTTCCTCAGTGGAATTGTAATTGTGAAAACTGTAAAGGAGTTCGTGCTGGCACCATTAAAGCTTCAACGCGCACACAGTCTTCAATAGCGGTGAGTGCTGATGGCATTAACTGGATACTATTTAACGCATCACCTGATATTAAAAAGCAATTAGATGACTTTCCTGCGTTTCAACCCGCACGCCTAGTTCGCGACACTGCTATTTCGGCGATTGTCATTACCGATGCGCAAATTGATCATGTCACTGGTTTGCTCACACTGCGTGAGCACAACAAACCTTGGGAAATTTATTGTACCGATGCGGTAAAAGATGATTTAACAACAGGCTTTCCTGTGTTTAATATTTTAGGTTATTTCCGTGGTATTAATCACCATGAAATCGCGACTGACCAATCCATATTCACCATTCCAACCGCAGCAGGCATAGAGTTTACCGCGGTACCATTATTAAGTAATGCACCGCCTTACTCACCACGCAGAGACAAACCTTTGCCTGGCGATAATATTGGTATGCACATTAAAGACACGCGCACTGGTAAAAGTTTATTCTACGCACCAGGTTTAGGTGTGGCTGAGCCACATGTGCTGGAATATATGCGTAACGCAGATTGCATATTGGTGGATGGTACTGTTTGGACTGATGATGAAATGTCTAAAGAAGGTATTAGCAATAAACGTGCAAGCGAAATGGGTCATTTAGATCAATCAAGTGATGGCGGCATTATGAGTATTTTGAATGCGATGGAGAAACCACGCAAAATATTGATTCATATCAACAATACAAATCCAATTTTGAATGAAGATTCATCTCAACGTGCCACATTGAATAAAGCAGGCATTGAGGTTGCCTATGATGGCATGGACATCATTCTTTAG
- the aroG gene encoding 3-deoxy-7-phosphoheptulonate synthase AroG gives MSEYKKLATDDVRIREIKKLITPLELLDRLKESADSTENILATRKEIHHILHQSDDRLLVVVGPCSIHDTKAGLEYAHRLMEVRKNLAKDLLIVMRVYFEKPRTTVGWKGLINDPHLDGSYKINEGLEIARKFLLDVNELGMPAGAEFLDMITPQYVADLVSWGAIGARTTESQVHRELTSGLSCPVGFKNGTDSGVRVAIDAIKTASSPHHFLSVTKEGQSAIFSTSGNEDCHVILRGGKTPNYDAKSVKEACENLSAAGLEPILMIDCSHGNSSKNYLRQKDVAQDIAAQLSNGNQHIIGVMLESHLNEGRQDHTPGCELEYGKSITDACLGWDDTVDMLNILASAVRTRRQKSN, from the coding sequence ATGAGCGAATATAAAAAGCTAGCCACAGACGATGTACGAATACGCGAGATTAAAAAGCTAATTACGCCATTAGAGCTATTGGATCGCTTGAAAGAAAGTGCTGATTCAACAGAAAATATCTTAGCCACGCGTAAAGAAATCCATCATATATTACATCAGTCTGATGACCGTCTATTGGTGGTTGTAGGGCCATGTTCTATACACGACACTAAGGCGGGCTTGGAGTACGCACATCGCTTGATGGAGGTTCGCAAGAATTTGGCGAAAGATTTGTTGATCGTGATGCGCGTGTATTTCGAAAAACCACGTACGACAGTGGGATGGAAAGGCTTAATCAATGACCCACATCTTGATGGCAGCTATAAAATCAACGAAGGCCTAGAAATTGCGCGTAAGTTTTTACTAGATGTAAATGAGCTTGGCATGCCAGCTGGAGCCGAGTTTCTAGATATGATTACGCCGCAATATGTCGCGGACTTAGTAAGCTGGGGTGCAATTGGGGCGCGCACAACTGAGTCGCAGGTGCATCGTGAGCTGACTTCTGGTTTATCTTGCCCTGTAGGGTTCAAGAATGGCACTGATAGCGGTGTGCGTGTCGCGATAGATGCGATTAAAACCGCTTCTAGCCCACATCACTTTTTATCTGTGACCAAAGAAGGTCAATCTGCCATATTTTCAACATCGGGCAATGAAGATTGCCACGTGATTCTGCGTGGTGGTAAAACGCCTAATTACGATGCGAAAAGTGTTAAAGAGGCTTGTGAGAACTTGTCTGCTGCGGGTCTTGAACCAATATTGATGATTGATTGCAGTCACGGTAATAGTAGCAAAAACTACTTGCGCCAAAAAGATGTCGCGCAAGATATTGCTGCGCAATTGTCGAATGGTAATCAACACATCATTGGTGTGATGCTGGAATCGCATCTTAATGAAGGTCGTCAGGATCACACGCCAGGGTGCGAATTAGAGTACGGAAAATCTATCACTGATGCCTGTTTAGGTTGGGATGATACGGTTGATATGCTCAATATACTAGCCTCTGCTGTGCGAACACGTCGCCAGAAAAGTAATTAG
- the pqqE gene encoding pyrroloquinoline quinone biosynthesis protein PqqE has product MTQTSLGESVVQKELHAQAQNNGVAANITQTQPLWLLAEVTYRCPLHCAFCYNPTDYDKHTQNELTTEQWIQALRDARKMGAIQLGISGGEPLLRDDIEDIVIEARKLGYYSNLITSGVGLTEKRIQAFKEGGLDHIQLSMHDITEEINNFITNTKTFELKKKVAAMIKNHGYPMVLNVVIHRYNIGHIKEILEMAEALGADYVELANTQYYGWSLVNRSQLMPLKEQIDEAERITNEFREKVGNKMKIFFVVPDYFGDRPKKCMNGWGEVFMIVTANGDVLPCHSARVLPNMAFPNVREKGLEYAWKESPAFNKYRGTAWMKGPCVTCPEKMNDLGGCRCQAFLLTGDAEAADPVCSLSPHHHLIEKAIEDSKNPVIANQPIIFRTDKNSKKYVAGDKERIAEFHALP; this is encoded by the coding sequence ATGACACAAACTTCACTAGGTGAGTCAGTCGTACAAAAAGAGCTGCATGCACAGGCACAGAATAATGGTGTTGCGGCTAATATTACACAAACTCAGCCACTTTGGTTACTGGCTGAAGTGACTTATCGCTGTCCACTGCACTGCGCTTTTTGCTACAACCCGACTGATTACGATAAACACACGCAAAATGAATTAACAACTGAGCAATGGATACAAGCTTTGCGTGATGCGCGCAAAATGGGCGCCATACAGCTTGGTATTTCTGGCGGTGAGCCTTTGTTACGCGATGATATTGAAGACATTGTGATTGAAGCTAGAAAATTGGGCTATTACAGCAACCTGATTACCTCTGGTGTTGGTTTAACTGAAAAGCGTATTCAAGCCTTTAAAGAGGGTGGTTTAGACCACATTCAGCTTTCAATGCACGATATTACGGAAGAAATTAACAACTTCATCACTAATACCAAAACATTTGAACTGAAGAAAAAAGTGGCTGCCATGATTAAAAATCACGGCTACCCAATGGTGCTAAATGTGGTGATACATCGCTACAACATTGGCCATATCAAAGAAATTTTAGAGATGGCTGAAGCCTTAGGCGCAGATTATGTAGAGCTTGCTAATACTCAATATTACGGCTGGTCATTAGTCAATCGCAGCCAGTTAATGCCGCTTAAAGAGCAAATTGATGAAGCGGAACGCATCACCAATGAGTTCCGTGAAAAAGTCGGCAACAAGATGAAGATCTTTTTTGTGGTACCAGATTACTTTGGCGACCGCCCTAAAAAATGTATGAATGGTTGGGGTGAGGTCTTTATGATCGTCACTGCTAATGGCGATGTGTTGCCATGTCATTCAGCACGTGTTTTGCCGAATATGGCATTTCCAAATGTGCGCGAAAAAGGTCTGGAGTATGCTTGGAAGGAATCACCAGCCTTTAATAAGTATCGCGGTACCGCTTGGATGAAAGGTCCGTGCGTGACGTGTCCAGAGAAAATGAATGATTTAGGCGGTTGTCGCTGCCAGGCATTTTTACTGACAGGCGATGCAGAAGCTGCCGACCCTGTGTGCTCACTTTCACCACATCACCATTTAATTGAAAAAGCGATTGAAGACAGCAAAAATCCAGTAATAGCTAACCAACCAATTATTTTTAGAACTGATAAGAACTCTAAGAAATATGTAGCGGGTGATAAAGAGCGAATTGCTGAGTTTCATGCTTTACCCTAA
- the pheA gene encoding prephenate dehydratase yields the protein MSEQLKQHRDQIDAIDEQVLKLVNERAKLARAIGSLKDDGVIYRPEREAQVLRRLQANNQGPLANEAVSNIFRAVMSNCRALEKELSIAFLGPLGTYSEEAALKQFGLGRSAIVCGSIDEVFRTVEAGQADYGVVPVENSTEGAVGLTLDLLLSSPLKICGEITLPIHHCLLSKQTDIANISHVFSHTQSLAQCHEWLNRIMPKVTREAVTSNARAAQMIHDLVSTDGTFAAAIASKRAAELFDLNILAENIEDDAKNTTRFLVLGSHEVAPSGQDRTSLVMTSKNIPGAMVQLLEPLSRHGVSMTKFESRPSKQGLWDYVFFVDIEGHQHDAKVKAALAECLERASFLKVLGSYPVAVI from the coding sequence ATGAGTGAGCAACTTAAACAACATCGCGATCAAATAGATGCCATAGATGAGCAAGTGCTGAAACTCGTCAATGAACGGGCAAAGCTTGCACGTGCGATTGGTAGCCTGAAAGATGATGGTGTGATTTATCGCCCAGAACGTGAAGCGCAAGTATTGCGCCGCTTGCAAGCCAATAATCAAGGGCCACTTGCTAACGAGGCTGTGAGTAATATCTTTCGTGCGGTGATGTCTAACTGTCGTGCACTTGAAAAAGAGCTGTCTATTGCGTTCTTAGGGCCATTAGGTACTTATAGTGAAGAAGCGGCACTCAAACAATTTGGTTTGGGTAGAAGTGCAATCGTTTGTGGTTCAATCGATGAGGTGTTTCGTACTGTCGAGGCTGGTCAAGCTGACTATGGTGTTGTGCCAGTTGAGAACTCAACCGAAGGCGCGGTTGGGCTTACATTAGACTTGCTGCTATCAAGCCCACTCAAAATTTGCGGTGAAATCACGCTACCAATTCATCATTGTTTGTTATCAAAACAAACTGATATTGCTAATATCAGCCATGTGTTTTCACATACACAATCGCTTGCGCAGTGTCACGAATGGCTTAATCGCATCATGCCAAAGGTAACGCGTGAAGCAGTGACTAGTAATGCACGAGCTGCACAAATGATCCATGATTTGGTTTCTACTGATGGTACTTTTGCTGCAGCAATTGCAAGCAAGCGTGCGGCAGAGCTTTTTGACTTAAATATACTCGCTGAAAATATTGAAGATGACGCTAAAAACACCACACGTTTTTTAGTGCTAGGCTCGCATGAAGTAGCGCCATCAGGTCAAGACAGAACCTCTTTAGTCATGACATCCAAAAACATCCCTGGTGCTATGGTTCAGCTATTAGAACCATTATCAAGGCATGGTGTCAGTATGACTAAGTTCGAATCTCGCCCATCTAAACAAGGTTTGTGGGATTACGTGTTCTTTGTTGATATTGAAGGCCATCAACACGATGCGAAAGTAAAAGCTGCATTAGCCGAATGCTTAGAGCGCGCATCATTCCTCAAGGTGCTGGGTTCTTATCCAGTTGCCGTGATTTAA
- the pqqA gene encoding pyrroloquinoline quinone precursor peptide PqqA, producing the protein MWTTPAATEMRFGFEVTMYVMNK; encoded by the coding sequence ATGTGGACAACACCAGCAGCTACAGAAATGCGTTTTGGCTTTGAAGTTACAATGTACGTAATGAACAAGTAA
- the pqqC gene encoding pyrroloquinoline-quinone synthase PqqC: MNAIANDNLPWSREEFEEKLREKGKGYHIYHPFHVMMYEGKLTKEQLQCWVANRFYYQIAIPMKDGAILSNCPDVEVRKQWIVRITDHDGVGDTVGGIEAWIQLGAAVGLSREDIVSLKMVSPGVRFAVDAYINFAKQRTWQESVCSSLTELFAPHIHQQRISSWPTMYPWIKEEGLTYFKKRLTEARRDVEQGLDVTLNYFSTSREMQMKALDILQFKLNILWVIADSIMLASTLDIKIDGKDYFHQPVINF, from the coding sequence ATGAACGCAATTGCAAACGATAATCTACCTTGGTCACGTGAAGAGTTTGAAGAAAAACTTCGCGAAAAAGGTAAGGGCTACCATATTTATCATCCGTTTCACGTGATGATGTATGAAGGTAAATTGACCAAAGAGCAGTTGCAATGCTGGGTGGCGAACCGTTTTTACTACCAAATTGCGATTCCGATGAAAGATGGTGCAATTCTTTCAAATTGCCCTGATGTAGAAGTGCGTAAACAATGGATCGTGCGTATTACTGATCATGATGGCGTGGGTGATACTGTAGGTGGTATTGAAGCCTGGATTCAACTCGGTGCAGCGGTCGGTCTTAGTCGTGAGGATATTGTGAGCTTGAAAATGGTGAGCCCAGGTGTACGTTTTGCTGTGGATGCTTACATCAACTTTGCTAAACAACGCACTTGGCAAGAGTCAGTATGTTCAAGCTTAACCGAGCTATTCGCGCCGCACATACACCAGCAGCGGATTAGCTCATGGCCTACTATGTACCCGTGGATTAAAGAAGAAGGTTTAACTTACTTTAAAAAACGCCTGACAGAAGCGCGTCGTGATGTAGAGCAGGGTTTGGATGTAACGCTTAATTACTTTAGCACTTCACGTGAAATGCAAATGAAGGCGCTTGATATTTTGCAGTTTAAATTGAACATACTATGGGTGATTGCTGATTCAATTATGTTGGCTTCAACGCTTGATATTAAAATTGATGGAAAAGACTATTTCCATCAGCCAGTCATCAACTTTTAG
- the serC gene encoding 3-phosphoserine/phosphohydroxythreonine transaminase, with protein sequence MTQIFNFSAGPAVLPRPVLERAQAEMLDWHGSGMSVMEMSHRGKEFMSILAKTEADLRTLMNIPSNYKVLFLQGGAIAENAMIPLNLLGGKAADYAVTGGWSKRSVEDASAYGKINVVASTEADKYTYVPDFSTWTLNKDAAYLHICTNETMSGVEFVDLPNTNGVPIVADMSSHILSREVDVSQYGVIYGGAQKNIGPAGLCIVIVREDLLDHASSLTPAVFNWKTQAENQSMINTPPTYSIYIAGLVFEWLIEQGGVAAIEKVNVAKAKLLYDYIDSTDFYVNHVAVKNRSRMNIPFFLKDESLNDAFLKGAQENGLLQLKGHRAVGGMRASIYNAMPIEGLQALVAYMKAFESKYSA encoded by the coding sequence ATGACTCAGATTTTTAATTTTTCTGCAGGTCCTGCAGTATTACCTAGACCTGTGCTAGAGCGTGCTCAAGCAGAAATGCTGGATTGGCATGGCTCAGGCATGAGCGTGATGGAAATGTCTCATCGCGGTAAAGAGTTTATGAGTATTTTGGCTAAAACCGAAGCTGATTTACGTACGCTCATGAATATTCCAAGCAATTACAAAGTATTGTTTTTGCAAGGTGGTGCTATTGCAGAGAATGCGATGATTCCACTGAATTTGCTTGGAGGCAAAGCCGCAGATTATGCAGTCACAGGTGGTTGGAGTAAGCGCAGTGTTGAGGATGCAAGTGCATATGGCAAGATAAACGTAGTAGCCAGCACAGAAGCCGATAAATACACCTACGTTCCAGATTTTTCTACATGGACATTGAATAAAGACGCAGCTTACTTGCATATTTGTACCAATGAAACCATGAGTGGCGTTGAGTTTGTTGATTTACCAAACACTAACGGTGTACCTATTGTGGCGGATATGTCTTCACATATACTTTCACGTGAAGTTGATGTGAGCCAATACGGCGTGATTTACGGTGGCGCCCAAAAAAATATCGGCCCAGCAGGTTTATGTATAGTGATAGTGCGTGAAGATTTGCTTGACCATGCTTCATCACTAACGCCTGCGGTATTCAATTGGAAAACGCAGGCTGAAAATCAGTCTATGATTAATACGCCACCAACATATAGTATTTATATCGCAGGTTTGGTGTTCGAGTGGTTAATTGAGCAGGGCGGCGTGGCTGCCATTGAGAAAGTGAATGTTGCCAAAGCTAAATTGCTTTATGACTATATAGACTCAACTGATTTTTATGTGAATCATGTAGCAGTGAAAAATCGCTCACGCATGAATATTCCATTCTTTTTGAAAGATGAATCGTTAAATGACGCTTTTTTAAAAGGCGCGCAAGAAAATGGTTTGTTGCAACTCAAAGGTCATCGTGCAGTGGGTGGAATGCGTGCGAGTATCTATAATGCAATGCCTATTGAGGGCTTGCAGGCGCTAGTTGCTTACATGAAGGCTTTTGAAAGCAAGTATTCAGCATGA